The following is a genomic window from Candidatus Nitrosotenuis cloacae.
CTCGTCGTGTCCATCAGCGGCTTTGATGAACCAAAGTTAGAGTCGGTCACTATTCCGACCTCTTTTCCCGTGAGCGCAACTGACCTTCCCCGGAGGTCGATTATTGCGTGCGATACAATTGCAATTGAAAGCCTCTCTCCAAACGAGATCAGGTAGTCAAGTGATCTTGGGGTGACCTCGCCTAGCAAAGACATGCCGTGGAGCAGCCCCTCAAGCTCGGCAAGATCGGAGTCGAGCTTTTGCAGAAGCTGCTTGCGGGTCTTTGCGCCCAGCACCGACTCCCTCGCCAGCTGCATGTGCTGCTTTTTCAGCTTGGCAAGCTGCGCCTTTGCCGCATCCTTGTTTCCCTTCTGAACAAATCCTGAAATATCTAAAAGCTGGTCCGTGACGTCGTTTACCGCCGAGCATACCACTACCACCTGGTTCTTTTTCCCAATGTCGCCGACAAACTTTGCAACCTCCCTGATCTCCTTTGCCGCAGCAAGTGAGGTGCCTCCAAATTTTACTACAAGTCTCAAGTCAGATGTCCTCTAGAGTCTAAACCTTAAATGCTTTAACTTTCGACTCGCGGCGCCAAGTAGAAGTGTATCCTGCCCATGTTTGCCACCTTGAATTCTATCCTAAGTGGCTTGGCAGAAGAGTATTCGCAAACAATTGAACCTGAAGTTGAGCCTACCGCCTTGACTATAGGATTGAGGTATTCCAAGCTGTAGGTGCCCACGCTCTCCTCCTTTACGGCAATCTCAGACAGCTCGTCCGGCTGCTTTTGTAATGATATGAGAACCTCGCCAGAGTCGCCCTTTCCCGAAAACTCTGACTTGTCCTGTGTGGTCTTCATGGTAAGGTAGTCAGACACCACCTGCACGTCGCCTAATATCTTGTCAAACAGGGTGGTTCCAAGCACTATCTTTGTGTCGTATGGGATCTTTGGCAGCGGCGTGTCCGTAGCGGAGCTCTCAATTAGCCTCATCTTGTATTGCTTGTTCTTTCCGATGGAGATCTCAAGCAGCGTGTCTGCCACGCTGATTGTGATGTTGTCGCTTTTGTCGGCACGCTTGATCAATTTTGAAAACTCGTCGATTCTTACACCGAACTTTATGTCACCATCGCATTCGTATTTCTCAAATGCAGAGTTCGGCCAGGAGATATCAATTAGTGCAACGTGTGATGGATCCATTCCGCGAAAAGATATTCCCTCCGCAGTAGCTTCGAACGTGGCCTCCTCTACAAGAGTGGAGATTGCAGAAAGTATTGCCTTCCATTCGTCTGATCCGCTTGTCTTAGCTGAAAACACCATGAGCTAAATGAAATGTCTTCGTGCTTCCAGTTAAACGTTATCACGATGAAAAACTATGCATAATTGCGCCAAGTGTGATTGCAACTTGAGCATCGGTAAAATTGCGTAGTCGGTTCGTCTGCGCTTCTTGTCTGCAGCATCCACCACACAGCTTCGTCATGTCCGCACTTTTCGCATTCTATTTTGATTGTAGGTAACGTTTCCTTTCCGTCGTTTTCCTCAAGCACGGTAAATGATTTGTCTATTCCGTCAGATGCCTTTTTGATCTCCTGCTTTGCCTCCCCCTCGGAATGG
Proteins encoded in this region:
- the pcn gene encoding proliferating cell nuclear antigen (pcna) → MVFSAKTSGSDEWKAILSAISTLVEEATFEATAEGISFRGMDPSHVALIDISWPNSAFEKYECDGDIKFGVRIDEFSKLIKRADKSDNITISVADTLLEISIGKNKQYKMRLIESSATDTPLPKIPYDTKIVLGTTLFDKILGDVQVVSDYLTMKTTQDKSEFSGKGDSGEVLISLQKQPDELSEIAVKEESVGTYSLEYLNPIVKAVGSTSGSIVCEYSSAKPLRIEFKVANMGRIHFYLAPRVES
- a CDS encoding transcription factor S — protein: MQFCPKCGIRLKKGSCPKCGHSEGEAKQEIKKASDGIDKSFTVLEENDGKETLPTIKIECEKCGHDEAVWWMLQTRSADEPTTQFYRCSSCNHTWRNYA